The proteins below are encoded in one region of Hordeum vulgare subsp. vulgare chromosome 3H, MorexV3_pseudomolecules_assembly, whole genome shotgun sequence:
- the LOC123443049 gene encoding uncharacterized protein LOC123443049: MVNTASAGVNKAAAAQGGRGALPLASLNHISVVCRSLESSLGFYRDVLGFIQIRRPGSFDFDGAWLFNFGIGVHLLQAEDPESLPPRKTEINPKDNHISFTTCESMEAVQRRLKELGIRYVQRRVVEGGIHVDQIFFHDPDGFMIEVCTCDNLPVIPLVTQLDAAACAPAIVGVAPSCKRVSNQHHQLSNNVPDVPPTAAQQSVGGGCVGEVVDPAATMSASTMMTCSEHACMQV; encoded by the exons ATGGTGAACACGGCGTCGGCGGGCGTgaacaaggcggcggcggcgcagggcggtCGCGGGGCTCTGCCGCTGGCGTCGCTGAACCACATCTCGGTGGTGTGCCGGTCGCTGGAGAGCTCGCTCGGCTTCTACCGCGACGTCCTCGGCTTCATCCAGATCCGCCGCCCGGGCTCCTTCGACTTCGACGGCGCATG GCTCTTCAACTTCGGGATCGGCGTGCATCTGCTGCAGGCGGAGGACCCGGAGAGCTTGCCGCCAAGGAAGACGGAGATCAACCCCAAGGACAATCACATCTCCTTCACCACG TGCGAGAGCATGGAGGCGGTGCAGCGGCGGCTCAAGGAGCTGGGCATCCGGTACGTGCAGCGGCGGGTGGTGGAGGGCGGCATCCACGTCGACCAGATCTTCTTCCACGACCCCGACGGTTTCATGATCGAGGTCTGCACCTGCGACAACCTCCCCGTCATCCCGCTCGTCACGCAGCTCGACGCCGCCGCCTGCGCGCCGGCGATCGTCGGCGTCGCGCCCAGCTGCAAGAGGGTCTCCAACCAGCACCACCAGCTCAGCAACAACGTGCCCGACGTCCCGCCAACGGCGGCTCAGCAGTCCGTCGGCGGCGGCTGCGTCGGGGAGGTCGTCGACCCGGCGGCCACCATGTCCGCCAGCACCATGATGACCTGCTCCGAGCACGCCTGCATGCAGGTGTAA